The Xenopus tropicalis strain Nigerian chromosome 1, UCB_Xtro_10.0, whole genome shotgun sequence DNA segment AGAGTTTATCACAGATTTTAAATCATTCCGAAAAATTGCACACTAACTATGTTTATCTTCTAATAAAAGTGATAAATCCCTTACTCATATTTTTTGATTTGTCATTTGTacatgtagtgcagttttggtctccagaacaacaaaaagaaaactCAACAGAGTGTACAGAAGGGTACTAGAGTTAAAGTAGAGAATGGGTGTGAGTTATGTAGATAGACTGATCAAGCGGAGTTTATATACAGTGAAGAAGAGGTGATTTTGGTGGGATATGATCACTTTAAATCTCAACACCAAAAGAACAAAATTGAAAGCTTGGTGACTTAATTGAATTTAGCTTTAGCTATCacaaaataaaaccattaaatatATGTGTAGATTTCAAAACATTAAGAAAAGATGGGAAGGGTTAAATAGGTCTTGGCCCAAGTTAGAATCGTGTTGTACAAGGATGTGTGCTAGTAAGCATCTATTGCATAGTAATGAAATAGTGAAATCCAGATAGTTACTAATAAATGGGCTTTAGAGTCTGCTCAAGTTACCAAGATAGATGAACGAAACTGTCCCTTTTCTCTTCCTGCAAACGTTGTGAAGacactgaaaaatttgcacaaTGGTGACATTGACTCTTATCTACCACATGAAttagagtcaatgggtgttttgtgCTGATACAAAACACATGGTGGAAATCTGCACAAAATTGCTAATTTGCTGTGAATCTGTATcagggaaaaaaaattcactcactccTAGTTACAAACTTGAAACCATGGGGACCCAAGGGGCTACACACCACTGCACATGGCACATTATTATCATTTATGTAATTGGATTGGTTTCAAGAAAATGCTAATTTTGTTACGTGCCTATGTTGCACTTACTTTTTCataatgtttttattgtgttttgctggaaaGTCTTTCACTCTAGCACCATCTCAAATTCTACTGTACAGGCAGGATTTAacagtcaaaaaatgttttctggaCTTCccgagacaaaatgtgaaaactcacTGCCTGCTCTGAAACTGAtcattaaatatactgtatatactcgagtataagccgatccgaatacgGTATGATCCCTGCCTCAAGGCACTGTGTTATTTACCAGAGGATTAGACTCTgtttgacattttataaatgcaaatggaCCAAAGTTTATTGTTGCATCTGTTGCACACAGTGATACCTTTCTAAATCACATACTCTGATATTAACCCTGAGCTTTGAATTTTAATGTTTAATCTATGGGCATTTTATTGTATTGCCTCTTTCTATGACATTATACATTTTCCTAAACTTAACTTTAAAAGATTTGATCACATCTGTCTTGTTTGCCAGAACTACTCTGCTCTCTAGAACTTTATCCAATACTGTAGATCTCTGCTTAGAGATCTGTAAAATGGAATGTCCACATTCCTGTCTACTCCAAGTGCCCATTTATCCTCTTTTCTTTAATGTGTTCCTCTGGACCCACCACTGTCTGAATATTCTGATTATTTACTAACAGATCATATACtaacattattattacagaaaaagaaacccttttccagaatgcttgggagcaagggtattccggctaaggggtctttccataatttggatctccataccataagtcaaATCAATCaaatattaattaaaaccaagaggactgttttgcctgcaataaggattaattatatttagtttGGATTtagtactaggtactgttttattattacacagaaaaaggaaatcaattttaaaaattggaattatttgtttaaaatggagtttatgggagacaggctttccattattcagagctttatgaagaacgggtttccggataaaggatcctatacctgtactgatatgcAAATGCACTTTTATCAgcagtaaaataaaacattggtTGCCATAACTGCCTTATTATTTGTATTCAAAAGTAAACTTATTCCTTTGAAAGTGACAAAGAAGAAGATATTTCTATAAAATGCTATGGCTTATTTGTTGGAATAAGGGCTCAaaaggggttttttgccttcctctggatcaacttgtagttaggtaggttaggtataggcattatggttgaacttgatggacgtatgtcttttttcaacccaacttactatgttactatgttactatgttatttagATATGGGCTCCTATTCCTATAAAGGTGAAACATAGAAAGGGAGGCACGTCAGACATGAAATTGATGTCATTCTACTCCCTCCCTACAAGGTTATTTAATACTCTTTTCACAGGGTGGTATCTTGTTTACCACCCATAGTTATGCATCCTAAAATATGACCCATATGCAAATTTGATAGCAGTCCTGCAGGTGCCATGTGAGTAAAATCTCATCTTAAGTTTTCTATTTGACACTGTATTATAAAGGGCATATTTCCATGTTACAATTGTTCTTATGTAAAACCTACAGGCATTATTTTGTACTACATAAATCTAAATAGGAACTAGGTGATTTTGACAAGTCTAACTGCAGTAAAACTATTTTTGCGGTGAAGGTGGGGCCTTATGAAACTTCAACAGATGTGATAATATGATTATATAAAGAGTGATAACATTTGTGAAATTCAGAACATTTACCTGATATAAAAGTGTTGTGTGCAAATTTATCTCTATTAATCTTGACCCAGGACAACTAATAATTATCAATATTAACTGGAAACAAAAACACTGCTCTATAATTTGTAATGGACATATCAAGAAGTACAGCCCTGTGGGTATGAACTTACCACCCAAGGATAGTTATTTGTCTACATGAAAGGTGTCACTGGCCAGCCCTCTTTTTAAGTTCAGAATGTTTGGATTCACATTGGCATATGAACACTTACCAATATCAAGGCCCAGAACAAAAGTAACAAAAGAGTATCcagaaaagaagaaaatgtaTCCAGCTACTGATAAATGGATGCAGGGAGAAGACGCCAATAGAAAGGCTCATACATCACTGGGATAATATCTTTAGAATTGTAGGTCTATTTCTTGTTCACGTATATGGTAAACATGGTAAATGTCACAGAGATTGGCAAATTTTGATGTATAGTTTTAGGGGAAGTATGGCGGTTCTGGTATCTTGGGTTCAATTCTAGCCAGAGCactacctgcaaggagtttgtatgtcccACCCATTGATACTGCAGATTGCCTATCAAACACCTAAAACATACAGGTAAATTGACTtctaatagaaataaaaatagactCTGTAATTGATGaacattttatgtattaagtattAAAGAATGCAGTGTTATCAGTACTACACAAaacataaaaagataaaaagtattttataatgcAGGGTAGCTCTTTAGGTAAAGCAATGGAATATAGGTGTCAGAAAGAACAGACAAACAGCTGTCACAGTGcaataataaaagaaacaaaagaagaCAAAAGATCTGTACATTTTACTTACTAGTCAAAAATACAGGTTCCAGGTTGAGCAGATGCAGACAGCAGCAATACAGGGCATATATAAAGGCTGCCTCTTCTCTCCTTTAGTGGCACTGACACTGTGATCCATTCACAATGGGAAAGGTAAGTCACAACCATCTAAATGTCCTGATAATCCTGTTGGTTTCTAATTACTATATAACATAAATGTTATGAAAACTTTAAATGTGCAAATGATAGAACTGCacccatttatttaaaaaaatgcttacagaaataatattttcataGTGATGAAGATCGAGTTCCCATTGCTTTGATTTATAGATCagaacaatatttacatttttaaatatctatACATAACTACATCTTGTAAAATTGGGATTCCAGATCCAACGTGAATGGAGTAtataccattttttaaaagatggTTTCTCTTTAATTTTCCTTAAAGAAACACTTCCTAAAAAAAACACTAGGGGGTTATGCATTAAAAgactctaagtttgcccagaagcagtaacccatagcaaccaatcagcaggaagaatgtACTGATCACCTATTTataaagtaaacatcttattagttgctatgggtgactgctcctaggcaaacttagtgcatatGGGGATTGATATTCTTATATTATGCTGATTCATAAAAAACCTTCTTGAAGCAAATTAAAATCCTAAGTGTTTGTTTGCAAGTTTTGTCCTCTTACTGTTCTCTAAGCTGCATTTATGTTTTACATTCTGTTGTACAGCATTGTGTAGTATGCTGGCACATGATAAACACAGgtaaattatattgtaattacactTTTCATTTCCAGATAAGTAAAAAGATTTTAAATTAGAATGCTTTTTTTAGATCTTCTTCTACGAGGAAAGGAACTTCCAAGGCCGCCACTATGAGTGcggctcagactgttctgacatgtcctcatacttcaatcgctgcaactccatcagggtagagggtggtaactggatcctctatgagcaccccagttacaggggacaccagtattacctctggcaaggagaatacccagactttcagagatggatgggcttcaatgactCCATCAGATCCTGCCGCTTTCTTCCCAATGTAAGTGTTTTCAAAGCTTTCCTAACATTAACCTCTTTTTCCAGTTTGAGTGTAGCAATAGTAGAAAAGAATATTGTACTTAAAGAGCTAGTAAAATAAAATAGAACAAGACTGATTAATGAAAAGATTTCATGTTTCCGAGTTTGTGgcttgttcatttatttttcatgtatttatttaaagcaccatggccaatacaaaatgagaatctatgaaagaggagactaccaagggcagatgatggagttctttgatgactgccccaatacttatgatcgattccgtttccatgacattcactcctgcaatgtgtttgatggccactggatgttctatgaggaacccaactacaggggacgtcagtactacctgagacctggacaatacaggagatacagtgactggggagcctcaAATGCCAGAATTGGCTCATTCAGAAGAGTTTATCAcagattttaaatcatttttgtttatCTTCTAATAAAAGTGATAAATCCCTTACTCATATTTTGTGATTTGTCATTTGTacatgtagtgcagttttggtctccagaacaactaaaagtaaaagaaaactcAACAGAGTGTACAGAAGGGTACTAGAGTTAAAGTAGAGAATGGGTGTGAGTTATGTAGATAGACTGATCAAGCTGAGTTTATATACAGTGAAGAAGAGGTGATTTTGGTGGGATATGATCACTTTATATCTCAACACCAAAAGAACAAAATTGATAGCTTGGTGACTAAATTGAATTTAGCTTTAGCTATCacaaaataaaaccattaaatatATGTGTAGATTTCAAAACATTAAGAAAAGATGGGAAGGGTTAAATAGGTCTTGGCCCAAGTTAGAATCATGTTGTACAAGCATGTGTGCTAGTAAGCATCTATTGCATAGTAATGAAATGGTGAAATCCAGATAGTTACTAATAAATGGGCTTTAGAGTCTGCTCAAGTTACCAAGATAGATGAACGAAACTGTCCCTTTTCTCTTCCTGCAAACGTTGTGAAGacactgaaaaatttgcacaaTGGTGACATTGACTCTTATCTACCACATGAAttagagtcaatgggtgttttgtgCTGAgtattttcttgcaccaaattcattggagtcaatggctgttgtttctaatgttttttttatatgtatttatttttaagatACAAAACACATGGTGGAAATCTGCACAAAGTTGCTAATTTGCTGtgaatctgtatcaggcaaaaaaaaattcactctccCCTAGTTACAAACTTGAAACCATGGGGACCCAAGGGGCTACACACCACTGCACATGGCACATTATTATCATTTATGTAATTGGATTGGTTTCAAGAAATGCTTATTTTGTTATGTGCCTATGTTGCACTTACTTTTCCataatgtttttattgtgttttgctggaaaGTCTTTCACTCTAGCACCATCTCAAATTCTACTGTAGAGGAAGGATTTAacagtcaaaaaatgttttctggaGTTCccgagacaaaatgtgaaaactcacTGCCTGCTCTCAGACTGATCATTAAATATATGATCCCTGCCTCAAGGCACTGTGTTATTTACCAGAGGATTAGACTCtgtttaacattttataaatgcaaataaaccaAAGTTTATTGTTGCATCTGTTGCACACAGTGATACCTTTCTAAATCTAATCCTCTGATAGTAACCCTGAGCTTTGAATTT contains these protein-coding regions:
- the LOC116406504 gene encoding gamma-crystallin-1-like is translated as MGKIFFYEERNFQGRHYECGSDCSDMSSYFNRCNSIRVEGGNWILYEHPSYRGHQYYLWQGEYPDFQRWMGFNDSIRSCRFLPNHHGQYKMRIYERGDYQGQMMEFFDDCPNTYDRFRFHDIHSCNVFDGHWMFYEEPNYRGRQYYLRPGQYRRYSDWGASNARIGSFRRVYHRF